From a region of the Phragmites australis chromosome 21, lpPhrAust1.1, whole genome shotgun sequence genome:
- the LOC133903650 gene encoding protein MAIN-LIKE 1-like — translation MAVTLRDVAMLTGLPIRGAPLIVSRPAREQWKGYVADRFGVQYDGKDAGLSMSWVHGLTQFGPCPLDADENTLMQHYKVYLYVLLGGIMFCNTAGDYVVPHIVWLAAHLASHPYEPTSYSWGSAVLAATYRGLCDATQ, via the exons atggcagTAACACtgcgggacgtggccatgctgaccgggctgccaattaggggtgccccgttaatagtttcgcgacccgcaagggagcagtggaagggttatgttgcagatag gtttggtgtgcaatacgacgggaaggatgctggcctctccatgtcctgggttcatgggctgacacagttcggtccatgcccactggATGCGGACGAGAATACACTTATGCAACACTATAAGGTGTACTTATACGTCCTgctcggaggcatcatgttctgcaacacggcaggcgattatgtcgtcccacatattgtatggttagcagcccacctcgcgtcacatccttatgagcctacatcttacagttggggatctgcagtgttggctgcaacctacagaggattgtgtgatgcaacccagtgA